One region of Sulfurisphaera ohwakuensis genomic DNA includes:
- a CDS encoding pyridoxal-phosphate-dependent aminotransferase family protein — translation MIQKEKKLLMHVGPVNILDRVLYAGLKNNVGFTSQEFVEAFQFSLKKTRELFQVDNTYQPFLIPGGGTSAMESVTSLLKEGEKVLVVTNGVFGDRWVNIFRKYPIKVNVLSTEPGYYVEPETIEKEVKKDKYTLVTFTHVETSTGVRQPIKDSVKAVRDYVDLVVVDGVSSVGAEEVKAKDWGVDVYLTASQKALGVPPGLGILVLSERAMERLKDEKSIAGYYLDLRNWLPVMNSMENGKASYFSTPPVHTILMLSEALKIIIDEEGLESRIKRHEKVASAIRAGIEGMGLEIVAKKPEAYSNTVTGVILKKTNAGNVLSEIVSEGVELAPGVHPKLQGKYFRIGHMGWVTENDAIVTIASIERVLSKLGEDIRLGEGIKATQLYLAK, via the coding sequence ATGATTCAAAAAGAAAAAAAGCTCTTAATGCATGTAGGCCCAGTAAATATTTTAGATAGAGTACTATATGCGGGTTTAAAAAATAATGTAGGTTTTACGTCTCAAGAATTCGTAGAAGCTTTTCAATTCTCCTTAAAGAAAACAAGAGAATTATTCCAAGTTGACAATACATATCAACCGTTTTTAATACCCGGTGGAGGAACGTCAGCAATGGAAAGTGTAACATCATTACTTAAAGAAGGTGAAAAAGTCTTAGTAGTTACTAACGGAGTCTTTGGGGATAGGTGGGTAAACATATTCAGAAAATATCCAATAAAAGTTAACGTATTAAGCACAGAACCTGGTTATTATGTTGAACCGGAGACAATTGAAAAAGAAGTAAAAAAGGACAAATATACATTAGTTACCTTCACGCATGTGGAGACAAGCACTGGAGTAAGACAACCAATCAAGGATAGTGTAAAAGCTGTAAGGGATTATGTTGATTTAGTAGTTGTTGATGGAGTTTCAAGTGTTGGTGCAGAAGAAGTAAAGGCAAAGGATTGGGGAGTTGATGTTTATTTAACAGCTAGTCAAAAAGCCCTAGGTGTTCCTCCAGGGTTAGGAATTTTAGTACTTTCCGAAAGGGCCATGGAAAGGTTAAAAGATGAAAAAAGTATTGCTGGTTATTACTTAGACTTAAGGAATTGGCTACCAGTTATGAATAGTATGGAAAATGGGAAAGCCTCATATTTCTCTACACCTCCAGTGCATACAATTTTGATGCTGTCTGAGGCATTAAAAATAATTATAGATGAAGAGGGGTTAGAAAGTAGAATTAAAAGACATGAAAAAGTGGCTAGTGCAATAAGAGCTGGAATTGAGGGAATGGGATTAGAAATAGTTGCTAAAAAACCGGAAGCCTATAGTAATACTGTAACTGGAGTAATTCTTAAGAAAACTAATGCTGGTAACGTACTTTCTGAAATAGTTTCAGAAGGTGTTGAATTAGCTCCAGGAGTTCATCCAAAATTACAAGGAAAGTACTTTAGGATTGGCCATATGGGATGGGTGACTGAAAATGATGCCATAGTAACAATAGCCTCAATAGAAAGAGTTCTGAGTAAATTAGGAGAAGATATAAGATTAGGAGAAGGCATAAAAGCAACTCAATTATATTTGGCAAAATAA